The following proteins come from a genomic window of Sardina pilchardus chromosome 1, fSarPil1.1, whole genome shotgun sequence:
- the LOC134082663 gene encoding NACHT, LRR and PYD domains-containing protein 12-like isoform X3 gives MRLHHSFFNRSPSELMADQLMGGQHVRALRDTVACEHNIHKNTAGGTEVPRGVIEIHKASMKKRFENISEGIIKPGAETLFNKIYTDLYITEGESKGVNKEHEVWQVESASRSQSTEDTPINGNDIFKPLPGQKKQIRTVMTKGVAGIGKTVSVQKFILHWADGVANQDVDFIFPLPFRELNLVRDDEYSLHSLLLDFYPDLKDLKDGEEYNDCKVMFILDGLDESRLPLNFQQNVTWSDLKQTSSVDVLMTSLIQGTLFSSALIWITSRPAAASQIPVKYINQVTEVRGFNDPQKEEYFKKKISDESKANRIISHIKASRSLHIMCHIPVFCWIAATVLEQMLERDNTQEIPKTLTEMFIHFLIIQTTRKHQKYQSGHEVDKNKCLDSQKDILLKLAELAFKNLQDGRLMFYDEDLRDCGINVSEASDSGMCTEIFKEESVFRHKKVYCFVHLSIQEFLAALFAFHSYMTENLEALDFPLNEEHDDSSLSTVSFFWSLLGLHSQYYPRPSIISYLWSGLGIESQDHLHVLLKSAVDETLKSKRGRLDLFLRFLMGISMESNQMLLQGLLNQIYNTSKSIKKTCQYIKQLNREDLSPERCINLFHCLFEMNDHSMHKEIQKYLSSPENIKQKLSPAHCSALAQILLMSEEVLDEFDLKKYNTTDEGRRRLIPAVMCCRKARLSGCKLTDKSCKILASVLQSRNSLIELDLSDNNLGDYKVQVLSKGLSSPHCKLQTLRLADCKLTDKSCKLVASVLRAPNSLIELDLSYNDVRESGVQLLSKGLSSPHCKLQTLRLAGCKLTYKSCELVDSVLQSPNSLIELDLSDNDLGDSGVKLLSKGWSSPRCKVQTLRLTCCNLRDESCQRLASVLQSENFLIDLDLSNNDLKDSGVKLLCQGLFCFHCKLQKLRLSGCFISVNSCDVLASALTSNSSHLKELDLSYNHPGKKGVKLLSARLKDLHCALKKLKTDHWAKLRLRPGLQKYACKLTLDPKTAGRELSLSEGNRKVTRMREDQPYPDHPERFDLRSRVLCREGLSGRCYWEAEWSGNGADIAVVYKSTTRKGGSGDIIKGRDGKSWSLQCSPDSYSACHNNEHTDIPAPSSGSSRVGVYLDCPAGTLSFYSVSSDTLTHLHTFNSTFTKPLCPAFWVAYESSVSLCQNT, from the exons ATGAGGCTTCACCATAGCTTCTTCAATAGATCTCCAAG TGAGTTGATGGCTGATCAGTTGATGGGTGGACAGCATGTACGGGCACTGAGAGACACTGTCGCCTGTGAACACAACATCCACAAAAACACAG CAGGAGGAACTGAGGTCCCAAGGGGAGTGATAGAAATTCACAAAGCCAGTATGAAGAAGAGGTTTGAGAACATATCTGAAGGCATCATCAAACCAGGAGCTGAGACACTCTTCAATAAGATCTACACAGATCTCTACAtcacagaaggagagagtaaAGGAGTGAATAAGgagcatgaggtttggcaggtagagtcagcatcCAGATCTCAATCCACAGAAGATACGCCAATCAACGGCAatgacatcttcaagcccttacctggacagaagaagcaaatcagaactgtgatgaccaaaggtgttgctggcattggaaaaacagtctcagTACAGAAGTTCATTCTTCATTGGGCAGATGGAGTAGCCAACCAGGATGTAGACTTtatatttcctcttcctttccgtgagctgaatttAGTCAGGGATGATGAGTATAGTCTTCACAGTCTCCTCCTTGACTTCTACCCTGATTTGAAGGATCTAAAGGATGGTGAAGAATACAATGACTGTAAGGTTATGTTCATCCTTGATGGTTTGGATGAGAGTCGGTTACCTCTGAATTTCCAGCAGAACGTAACATGGTCTGATTTaaaacaaacatcatcagtggatgtCCTGATGACAagcctcattcagggaactctgTTTTCCTCTGCACTCATTTGGATAACCtcacgaccagcagcagccagtcaaATTCCTGTTAAGTATATCAACCAAGTGACAGAAGTACGAGGcttcaatgacccacagaaggaagagtactttaaaaagaaaatcagtGATGAGAGTAAGGCcaacagaatcatctcacacattaaggcatccaggagtctccacatcatgtgccacattcctGTCTTCTGTTGGATTGCAGCCACTGTACTTGAGCAGATGCTGGAACGGGACAACACCCAAGAAATACCCAAaactctgactgagatgttcatacactttTTGATTATCCAGACCACCAGGAAGCATCAGAAGTATCAAAGTGGACATGAAGTGGATAAAAATAAATGTCTAGACTCCCAGAAAGACATTTTGCTGAAGCTGGCAGAACTGGCTTTCAAGAATCTTCAAGATGGACGACTAATGTTTTATGATGAAGACCTGAGAGATTGCGGCATTAATGTCAGTGAAGCCTCAGACTCTGGCATGTGTACTGAGATCTTCAAGGAAGAATCTGTGTTTCGCCATAagaaggtctactgctttgtgcatctgagcattcaAGAGTTTCTGGCAGCTCTGTTTGCGTTTCACTCTTACATGACTGAGAACCTTGAAGCACTGGACTTCCCCCTCAATGAAGAACATGATGATTCCAGCCTCTCAACTGTATCATTCTTCTGGTCATTGCTGGGCTTACATTCACAATATTACCCCAGGCCCTCAATTATATCTTACCTTTGGTCAGGGCTGGGAATAGAATCACAAGACCATCTACATGTGTTGCTTAAGAGTGCAGTGGATGAGACTTTGAAAAGCAAGAGAGGACGCCTGGATCTTTTCCTTCGCTTCCTTATGGGTATCTCTATGGAGAGCAATCAGATGCTTCTGCAAGGTCTACTGAACCAAATATACAACACCTCAAAGAGCATAAAGAAAACATGCCAGTATATTAAGCAGCTTAACAGAGAAGATCTTTCTCCTGAACGATGCATCAATCTTTTCCACTGCttgtttgaaatgaatgatcatTCCATGCACAAAGAAATTCAGAAATACTTGTCATCACCAGAAAACATTAAACAGAAGTTGTCTCCTGCTcactgttcagcactggcccaAATCTTGTTGAtgtctgaggaggtgctggatgagtttgacctgaaGAAATACAACACGACAGATGAGGGACGCAGGAGACTGATCCCAGCTGTGATGTGCTGCAGAAAGGCACG ACTCTCTGGCTGCAAACTTACAGATAAATCCTGTAAGATTTTAGCCAGTGTTCTACAGTCACGAAACTCCCtaatagagctggacctgagtgacaacAACCTGGGAGATTACAAAGTTCAGGTTCTTTCTaaaggactgtctagtccccactgtaaactgcagacattaag ACTTGCTGACTGCAAACTCACAGACAAGTCCTGTAAGCTTGTGGCCTCAGTTCTGCGggcaccaaactccctgattgagctggacctgagttacAATGATGTAAGAGaatctggagttcagcttctttctAAAGGACTATCTAgcccccactgcaaactgcagacattaag ACTTGCTGGCTGCAAACTCACATATAAGTCTTGTGAGCTTGTGGACTCAGTTCTGcaatcaccaaactccctgatagagctggacctgagtgacaatgacctaGGAGATTCTGGAGTTAAGCTTCTTTCTAAAGGATGGTCTAGTCCCCGCTGCAAAGTGCaaacattaag ACTAACTTGCTGTAACCTCCGAGATGAATCCTGTCAGAGGTTAGCCAGTGTTCTGCAGTCAGAAAACTTCTTGATAGACTTGGACCTGAGTAACAATGACCTGAAAGATTCTGGAGTTAAGCTTTTATGCCAAggactgttttgttttcactgtaaactgcagaaaTTAAG actctcagGTTGTTTCATCTCTGTGAACAGTTGTGATGTTCTGGCTTCAGCTCTGACTTCAAACTCCTCCCATCTAAAAGAGCTtgatctgagctacaatcatcCTGGAAAGAAAGGAGTAAAGCTGTTATCTGCCAGACTAAAGGATCTTCACTGTGCACTGAAGAAACTTAA gacTGACCACTGGGCAAAACTCCGATTGAGACCAGGATTACAGAAAT ATGCCTGTAAGCTGACACTGGACCCAAAGACAGCAGGaagagaactctctctctctgaggggaacaggaaggTGACACGTATGAGAGAGGAtcagccgtatcctgaccacccagagagatttgatttgAGGTCTCGGGtgttgtgtagagagggtctgtctggacgctgctactgggaggctgagtggagtgggaaTGGTGCTGATATAGCTGTGGTCTATAAAAGCACCACGAGGAAAGGGGGGAGTGGGGACATCATAAAGGGACGAGATGGCAAGTCCTGGAGTCTGCAGTGCTCTCCTGACAGTTACTCTGCCTGCCACAATAATGAACACACTgacatacctgccccctcctctggCTCCAgtagagtaggagtgtacctggattGTCCAGctggcactctgtccttctacagtgtctcctctgacacactcacccacctgcacacatttAACTCCACATTTACTAAGCCTCTCTGTCCAGCATTTTGGGTTGCTTATGaatcctcagtgtccctgtgccagaacACATGA
- the LOC134082663 gene encoding NACHT, LRR and PYD domains-containing protein 12-like isoform X4 codes for MMILVIQSHSELMADQLMGGQHVRALRDTVACEHNIHKNTAGGTEVPRGVIEIHKASMKKRFENISEGIIKPGAETLFNKIYTDLYITEGESKGVNKEHEVWQVESASRSQSTEDTPINGNDIFKPLPGQKKQIRTVMTKGVAGIGKTVSVQKFILHWADGVANQDVDFIFPLPFRELNLVRDDEYSLHSLLLDFYPDLKDLKDGEEYNDCKVMFILDGLDESRLPLNFQQNVTWSDLKQTSSVDVLMTSLIQGTLFSSALIWITSRPAAASQIPVKYINQVTEVRGFNDPQKEEYFKKKISDESKANRIISHIKASRSLHIMCHIPVFCWIAATVLEQMLERDNTQEIPKTLTEMFIHFLIIQTTRKHQKYQSGHEVDKNKCLDSQKDILLKLAELAFKNLQDGRLMFYDEDLRDCGINVSEASDSGMCTEIFKEESVFRHKKVYCFVHLSIQEFLAALFAFHSYMTENLEALDFPLNEEHDDSSLSTVSFFWSLLGLHSQYYPRPSIISYLWSGLGIESQDHLHVLLKSAVDETLKSKRGRLDLFLRFLMGISMESNQMLLQGLLNQIYNTSKSIKKTCQYIKQLNREDLSPERCINLFHCLFEMNDHSMHKEIQKYLSSPENIKQKLSPAHCSALAQILLMSEEVLDEFDLKKYNTTDEGRRRLIPAVMCCRKARLSGCKLTDKSCKILASVLQSRNSLIELDLSDNNLGDYKVQVLSKGLSSPHCKLQTLRLADCKLTDKSCKLVASVLRAPNSLIELDLSYNDVRESGVQLLSKGLSSPHCKLQTLRLAGCKLTYKSCELVDSVLQSPNSLIELDLSDNDLGDSGVKLLSKGWSSPRCKVQTLRLTCCNLRDESCQRLASVLQSENFLIDLDLSNNDLKDSGVKLLCQGLFCFHCKLQKLRLSGCFISVNSCDVLASALTSNSSHLKELDLSYNHPGKKGVKLLSARLKDLHCALKKLKTDHWAKLRLRPGLQKYACKLTLDPKTAGRELSLSEGNRKVTRMREDQPYPDHPERFDLRSRVLCREGLSGRCYWEAEWSGNGADIAVVYKSTTRKGGSGDIIKGRDGKSWSLQCSPDSYSACHNNEHTDIPAPSSGSSRVGVYLDCPAGTLSFYSVSSDTLTHLHTFNSTFTKPLCPAFWVAYESSVSLCQNT; via the exons ATGATGATCCTTGTCATACAATCTCACAG TGAGTTGATGGCTGATCAGTTGATGGGTGGACAGCATGTACGGGCACTGAGAGACACTGTCGCCTGTGAACACAACATCCACAAAAACACAG CAGGAGGAACTGAGGTCCCAAGGGGAGTGATAGAAATTCACAAAGCCAGTATGAAGAAGAGGTTTGAGAACATATCTGAAGGCATCATCAAACCAGGAGCTGAGACACTCTTCAATAAGATCTACACAGATCTCTACAtcacagaaggagagagtaaAGGAGTGAATAAGgagcatgaggtttggcaggtagagtcagcatcCAGATCTCAATCCACAGAAGATACGCCAATCAACGGCAatgacatcttcaagcccttacctggacagaagaagcaaatcagaactgtgatgaccaaaggtgttgctggcattggaaaaacagtctcagTACAGAAGTTCATTCTTCATTGGGCAGATGGAGTAGCCAACCAGGATGTAGACTTtatatttcctcttcctttccgtgagctgaatttAGTCAGGGATGATGAGTATAGTCTTCACAGTCTCCTCCTTGACTTCTACCCTGATTTGAAGGATCTAAAGGATGGTGAAGAATACAATGACTGTAAGGTTATGTTCATCCTTGATGGTTTGGATGAGAGTCGGTTACCTCTGAATTTCCAGCAGAACGTAACATGGTCTGATTTaaaacaaacatcatcagtggatgtCCTGATGACAagcctcattcagggaactctgTTTTCCTCTGCACTCATTTGGATAACCtcacgaccagcagcagccagtcaaATTCCTGTTAAGTATATCAACCAAGTGACAGAAGTACGAGGcttcaatgacccacagaaggaagagtactttaaaaagaaaatcagtGATGAGAGTAAGGCcaacagaatcatctcacacattaaggcatccaggagtctccacatcatgtgccacattcctGTCTTCTGTTGGATTGCAGCCACTGTACTTGAGCAGATGCTGGAACGGGACAACACCCAAGAAATACCCAAaactctgactgagatgttcatacactttTTGATTATCCAGACCACCAGGAAGCATCAGAAGTATCAAAGTGGACATGAAGTGGATAAAAATAAATGTCTAGACTCCCAGAAAGACATTTTGCTGAAGCTGGCAGAACTGGCTTTCAAGAATCTTCAAGATGGACGACTAATGTTTTATGATGAAGACCTGAGAGATTGCGGCATTAATGTCAGTGAAGCCTCAGACTCTGGCATGTGTACTGAGATCTTCAAGGAAGAATCTGTGTTTCGCCATAagaaggtctactgctttgtgcatctgagcattcaAGAGTTTCTGGCAGCTCTGTTTGCGTTTCACTCTTACATGACTGAGAACCTTGAAGCACTGGACTTCCCCCTCAATGAAGAACATGATGATTCCAGCCTCTCAACTGTATCATTCTTCTGGTCATTGCTGGGCTTACATTCACAATATTACCCCAGGCCCTCAATTATATCTTACCTTTGGTCAGGGCTGGGAATAGAATCACAAGACCATCTACATGTGTTGCTTAAGAGTGCAGTGGATGAGACTTTGAAAAGCAAGAGAGGACGCCTGGATCTTTTCCTTCGCTTCCTTATGGGTATCTCTATGGAGAGCAATCAGATGCTTCTGCAAGGTCTACTGAACCAAATATACAACACCTCAAAGAGCATAAAGAAAACATGCCAGTATATTAAGCAGCTTAACAGAGAAGATCTTTCTCCTGAACGATGCATCAATCTTTTCCACTGCttgtttgaaatgaatgatcatTCCATGCACAAAGAAATTCAGAAATACTTGTCATCACCAGAAAACATTAAACAGAAGTTGTCTCCTGCTcactgttcagcactggcccaAATCTTGTTGAtgtctgaggaggtgctggatgagtttgacctgaaGAAATACAACACGACAGATGAGGGACGCAGGAGACTGATCCCAGCTGTGATGTGCTGCAGAAAGGCACG ACTCTCTGGCTGCAAACTTACAGATAAATCCTGTAAGATTTTAGCCAGTGTTCTACAGTCACGAAACTCCCtaatagagctggacctgagtgacaacAACCTGGGAGATTACAAAGTTCAGGTTCTTTCTaaaggactgtctagtccccactgtaaactgcagacattaag ACTTGCTGACTGCAAACTCACAGACAAGTCCTGTAAGCTTGTGGCCTCAGTTCTGCGggcaccaaactccctgattgagctggacctgagttacAATGATGTAAGAGaatctggagttcagcttctttctAAAGGACTATCTAgcccccactgcaaactgcagacattaag ACTTGCTGGCTGCAAACTCACATATAAGTCTTGTGAGCTTGTGGACTCAGTTCTGcaatcaccaaactccctgatagagctggacctgagtgacaatgacctaGGAGATTCTGGAGTTAAGCTTCTTTCTAAAGGATGGTCTAGTCCCCGCTGCAAAGTGCaaacattaag ACTAACTTGCTGTAACCTCCGAGATGAATCCTGTCAGAGGTTAGCCAGTGTTCTGCAGTCAGAAAACTTCTTGATAGACTTGGACCTGAGTAACAATGACCTGAAAGATTCTGGAGTTAAGCTTTTATGCCAAggactgttttgttttcactgtaaactgcagaaaTTAAG actctcagGTTGTTTCATCTCTGTGAACAGTTGTGATGTTCTGGCTTCAGCTCTGACTTCAAACTCCTCCCATCTAAAAGAGCTtgatctgagctacaatcatcCTGGAAAGAAAGGAGTAAAGCTGTTATCTGCCAGACTAAAGGATCTTCACTGTGCACTGAAGAAACTTAA gacTGACCACTGGGCAAAACTCCGATTGAGACCAGGATTACAGAAAT ATGCCTGTAAGCTGACACTGGACCCAAAGACAGCAGGaagagaactctctctctctgaggggaacaggaaggTGACACGTATGAGAGAGGAtcagccgtatcctgaccacccagagagatttgatttgAGGTCTCGGGtgttgtgtagagagggtctgtctggacgctgctactgggaggctgagtggagtgggaaTGGTGCTGATATAGCTGTGGTCTATAAAAGCACCACGAGGAAAGGGGGGAGTGGGGACATCATAAAGGGACGAGATGGCAAGTCCTGGAGTCTGCAGTGCTCTCCTGACAGTTACTCTGCCTGCCACAATAATGAACACACTgacatacctgccccctcctctggCTCCAgtagagtaggagtgtacctggattGTCCAGctggcactctgtccttctacagtgtctcctctgacacactcacccacctgcacacatttAACTCCACATTTACTAAGCCTCTCTGTCCAGCATTTTGGGTTGCTTATGaatcctcagtgtccctgtgccagaacACATGA
- the LOC134082663 gene encoding NACHT, LRR and PYD domains-containing protein 12-like isoform X5 encodes MADPGSTTHSDDERPQNHRPPSPVPSRASMKSDWSMHDPPALDSGPAAQPTPDTRPQKHRPPSPVPSCVSMKSDGSMHDPPSLDSGPVAQDKPDTRSETHRPLSPVPSCASMKSDGSMHDPPSLDSGPAAQPTPEPSSPVPSCVSMKSDGSMHDPPALNNGPAAQPTPGELMADQLMGGQHVRALRDTVACEHNIHKNTAGGTEVPRGVIEIHKASMKKRFENISEGIIKPGAETLFNKIYTDLYITEGESKGVNKEHEVWQVESASRSQSTEDTPINGNDIFKPLPGQKKQIRTVMTKGVAGIGKTVSVQKFILHWADGVANQDVDFIFPLPFRELNLVRDDEYSLHSLLLDFYPDLKDLKDGEEYNDCKVMFILDGLDESRLPLNFQQNVTWSDLKQTSSVDVLMTSLIQGTLFSSALIWITSRPAAASQIPVKYINQVTEVRGFNDPQKEEYFKKKISDESKANRIISHIKASRSLHIMCHIPVFCWIAATVLEQMLERDNTQEIPKTLTEMFIHFLIIQTTRKHQKYQSGHEVDKNKCLDSQKDILLKLAELAFKNLQDGRLMFYDEDLRDCGINVSEASDSGMCTEIFKEESVFRHKKVYCFVHLSIQEFLAALFAFHSYMTENLEALDFPLNEEHDDSSLSTVSFFWSLLGLHSQYYPRPSIISYLWSGLGIESQDHLHVLLKSAVDETLKSKRGRLDLFLRFLMGISMESNQMLLQGLLNQIYNTSKSIKKTCQYIKQLNREDLSPERCINLFHCLFEMNDHSMHKEIQKYLSSPENIKQKLSPAHCSALAQILLMSEEVLDEFDLKKYNTTDEGRRRLIPAVMCCRKARLSGCKLTDKSCKILASVLQSRNSLIELDLSDNNLGDYKVQVLSKGLSSPHCKLQTLRLADCKLTDKSCKLVASVLRAPNSLIELDLSYNDVRESGVQLLSKGLSSPHCKLQTLRLAGCKLTYKSCELVDSVLQSPNSLIELDLSDNDLGDSGVKLLSKGWSSPRCKVQTLRLTCCNLRDESCQRLASVLQSENFLIDLDLSNNDLKDSGVKLLCQGLFCFHCKLQKLRLSGCFISVNSCDVLASALTSNSSHLKELDLSYNHPGKKGVKLLSARLKDLHCALKKLNFLCIDL; translated from the exons ATGGCTGATCCTGGGTCAACAACACACTCTGATGATGAAAG ACCACAGAATCACAGACccccatctccagtgcccagccgTGCGTCTATGAAGAGTGATTGGTCCATGCATGATCCTCCGGCTTTGGACAGTGGACCAGCAGCACAGCCTACacctga TACCAgaccacagaaacacagacctccatctccagtgcccagctgtgtgtctatgaagagtGATGGATCCATGCATGATCCTCCATCACTGGACAGTGGACCAGTAGCACAGGATAAGCCTGA TACCagatcagagacacacagacctctatctccagtgcccagctgtgcaTCTATGAAGAGTGATGGATCCATGCATGATCCTCCATCACTGGACAGTGGACCAGCAGCACAGCCTACACCTGA ACCctcatctccagtgcccagctgtgtgtctatgaagagtGATGGATCCATGCATGATCCTCCAGCTCTGAACAATGGACCAGCAGCACAGCCTACACCTGG TGAGTTGATGGCTGATCAGTTGATGGGTGGACAGCATGTACGGGCACTGAGAGACACTGTCGCCTGTGAACACAACATCCACAAAAACACAG CAGGAGGAACTGAGGTCCCAAGGGGAGTGATAGAAATTCACAAAGCCAGTATGAAGAAGAGGTTTGAGAACATATCTGAAGGCATCATCAAACCAGGAGCTGAGACACTCTTCAATAAGATCTACACAGATCTCTACAtcacagaaggagagagtaaAGGAGTGAATAAGgagcatgaggtttggcaggtagagtcagcatcCAGATCTCAATCCACAGAAGATACGCCAATCAACGGCAatgacatcttcaagcccttacctggacagaagaagcaaatcagaactgtgatgaccaaaggtgttgctggcattggaaaaacagtctcagTACAGAAGTTCATTCTTCATTGGGCAGATGGAGTAGCCAACCAGGATGTAGACTTtatatttcctcttcctttccgtgagctgaatttAGTCAGGGATGATGAGTATAGTCTTCACAGTCTCCTCCTTGACTTCTACCCTGATTTGAAGGATCTAAAGGATGGTGAAGAATACAATGACTGTAAGGTTATGTTCATCCTTGATGGTTTGGATGAGAGTCGGTTACCTCTGAATTTCCAGCAGAACGTAACATGGTCTGATTTaaaacaaacatcatcagtggatgtCCTGATGACAagcctcattcagggaactctgTTTTCCTCTGCACTCATTTGGATAACCtcacgaccagcagcagccagtcaaATTCCTGTTAAGTATATCAACCAAGTGACAGAAGTACGAGGcttcaatgacccacagaaggaagagtactttaaaaagaaaatcagtGATGAGAGTAAGGCcaacagaatcatctcacacattaaggcatccaggagtctccacatcatgtgccacattcctGTCTTCTGTTGGATTGCAGCCACTGTACTTGAGCAGATGCTGGAACGGGACAACACCCAAGAAATACCCAAaactctgactgagatgttcatacactttTTGATTATCCAGACCACCAGGAAGCATCAGAAGTATCAAAGTGGACATGAAGTGGATAAAAATAAATGTCTAGACTCCCAGAAAGACATTTTGCTGAAGCTGGCAGAACTGGCTTTCAAGAATCTTCAAGATGGACGACTAATGTTTTATGATGAAGACCTGAGAGATTGCGGCATTAATGTCAGTGAAGCCTCAGACTCTGGCATGTGTACTGAGATCTTCAAGGAAGAATCTGTGTTTCGCCATAagaaggtctactgctttgtgcatctgagcattcaAGAGTTTCTGGCAGCTCTGTTTGCGTTTCACTCTTACATGACTGAGAACCTTGAAGCACTGGACTTCCCCCTCAATGAAGAACATGATGATTCCAGCCTCTCAACTGTATCATTCTTCTGGTCATTGCTGGGCTTACATTCACAATATTACCCCAGGCCCTCAATTATATCTTACCTTTGGTCAGGGCTGGGAATAGAATCACAAGACCATCTACATGTGTTGCTTAAGAGTGCAGTGGATGAGACTTTGAAAAGCAAGAGAGGACGCCTGGATCTTTTCCTTCGCTTCCTTATGGGTATCTCTATGGAGAGCAATCAGATGCTTCTGCAAGGTCTACTGAACCAAATATACAACACCTCAAAGAGCATAAAGAAAACATGCCAGTATATTAAGCAGCTTAACAGAGAAGATCTTTCTCCTGAACGATGCATCAATCTTTTCCACTGCttgtttgaaatgaatgatcatTCCATGCACAAAGAAATTCAGAAATACTTGTCATCACCAGAAAACATTAAACAGAAGTTGTCTCCTGCTcactgttcagcactggcccaAATCTTGTTGAtgtctgaggaggtgctggatgagtttgacctgaaGAAATACAACACGACAGATGAGGGACGCAGGAGACTGATCCCAGCTGTGATGTGCTGCAGAAAGGCACG ACTCTCTGGCTGCAAACTTACAGATAAATCCTGTAAGATTTTAGCCAGTGTTCTACAGTCACGAAACTCCCtaatagagctggacctgagtgacaacAACCTGGGAGATTACAAAGTTCAGGTTCTTTCTaaaggactgtctagtccccactgtaaactgcagacattaag ACTTGCTGACTGCAAACTCACAGACAAGTCCTGTAAGCTTGTGGCCTCAGTTCTGCGggcaccaaactccctgattgagctggacctgagttacAATGATGTAAGAGaatctggagttcagcttctttctAAAGGACTATCTAgcccccactgcaaactgcagacattaag ACTTGCTGGCTGCAAACTCACATATAAGTCTTGTGAGCTTGTGGACTCAGTTCTGcaatcaccaaactccctgatagagctggacctgagtgacaatgacctaGGAGATTCTGGAGTTAAGCTTCTTTCTAAAGGATGGTCTAGTCCCCGCTGCAAAGTGCaaacattaag ACTAACTTGCTGTAACCTCCGAGATGAATCCTGTCAGAGGTTAGCCAGTGTTCTGCAGTCAGAAAACTTCTTGATAGACTTGGACCTGAGTAACAATGACCTGAAAGATTCTGGAGTTAAGCTTTTATGCCAAggactgttttgttttcactgtaaactgcagaaaTTAAG actctcagGTTGTTTCATCTCTGTGAACAGTTGTGATGTTCTGGCTTCAGCTCTGACTTCAAACTCCTCCCATCTAAAAGAGCTtgatctgagctacaatcatcCTGGAAAGAAAGGAGTAAAGCTGTTATCTGCCAGACTAAAGGATCTTCACTGTGCACTGAAGAAACTTAA TTTCCTgtgtatagacctctga